A region of the Salvia splendens isolate huo1 chromosome 11, SspV2, whole genome shotgun sequence genome:
TTGGATAATGTCATGAACTTTGTTGAGTTGTGAGTATTTCCCATTTGACCCCTGGAGTTTTCCGGTTGAAATTGTGTGGACGTGGCAAGCCTGAAATCTGATGTGGAGAGCTCCGGAAATTCatgaaacgacgtcgttttccATAGATAAAACGACGTCGTCGGTAGACCTCACTGACGGCGAGTTGCTCTCTCCTCTAGAAGCTCCCTCTCCGACAACGGCGcgaaggaggaggaggcggcggtggctgCCGTAAGAACAAGAAGATCAATCCCTCCCCAACGACGACGCCCTCAAATTCTCCCCCGCCATGGATTTCCAGCTCCTCAAATCATCAAATACCAGCGTTTTTCACCACCAATTCACTTCTAATTTCACCGATTTATTGCCTGCGATTTGACAGCAGCCATGCTTTAACCTCGATCCCTCTCGATTAGGGTTTGCTTTTCCTCTCAAGCAAGGGGAGAATTTAGAGTTTCACGATCAACGCAGCAATCTGGCGACCTCGATTGAATGCCGAGCTCCAATGCAGCAATCTAGTTTCAGAGCCTGAAAACGGATGGAAGCTTCTCCAACACGGAGTGGTTTCTCAATAACTTCTACGCGCCTACGACGGCGCCGGAAATTGGAGCGGTCGGATTCAAGCGTGGGCTGAATTGAGTCACTACACTTTGCTGCGGGAGGAAGGAAGGGTGAAGCAGAAGGCCATGTGGATCATGTGAGGGAGATAGGGAAGGGCCAATTGTACAACTTCCCATTGCTTCCGGCGGTGGTGGAGATTTGGGGGTTTTGGGTTTATACAGAGAGAGAGTAGGTCAGCTCGTTCAACTGATTCCGGTGATGGTGGTCGCTGATCGGAGTCCTCggcggcagcggcagcggctgGCGGTGAGGAAGAGGAGTGGTGGAGGCATGGTGGTGGCAGTGAGTGGTGGAGGATGATAAGACACGCCAGCTTAAAATTTGTCAATCCACGTCATCCACTCAACGTACACTTGGCAGCCACGTCATCTTAAAAAGACACATTAGCTTGTTTCATGGCCAGAAAACCCGTTATGGGAAAACGGCGaccaaatataaaattgatgatattatacgccaatttttttgttcatgggaaaaacagaaaaatgagaaaagttAGTAACTTTTAAAGCCCTtctttttaatactactattatagtAGTTTGTacctttttaaatttatttttatacgaATTGACCCTCATAAACCAACACATTGATATAAAAGTCAGAATATCGAGATCAGGGACGGAGACGGTGTtggccaagccaccgctccagcgggggcttggccggcgCCGGATCCATTACTCACGGCTGCCCCTGTTCAGATGTCATTTCTATTGTAGATTTGTAGAGAGAAActtaatatttaatattgaaatatgtaatttttgttgtaatatgagaaaaaagagaagaataattaataaaatcactTGAAAATTGATGGATTGCATCGGCgaagaagaaacaaaagaaaacagttttcacagaacgaggaagaagaagatacgGCGAGTTTAATTATTAGGTTCCAATTAATTGGGCTTTTTTAAATGGGTTTGGGCTTTTTTAAATGagtttgattaatttaatttattgagattattatttattttgtttaaataattGTACCACTTAAATGGCTTCATTTAATTACCGTGCCGTTGAAATTAATTGGATTCACTTAAAATTATACCGCGATATACTCTACAACTTAACAAAACAATTATTAGATTAACTCGTTTGattacataaaatgataaaatcaaattaaaagatACTAACAAATTACAACAACTAAATTACCAGTACTAGTTTTTATTATAATACATCTTTTGATacatgtattttgattataataaaatattagtttttcaaaatgacaaaatctgattgcatatttatattttttggttcgatttaatttttaaaattggacAAAACAACATACtgaattatattaaattacctttttaatattattattattattattatattaaatattttattttttaaattaaattccagCACCGGTTAATTTGTTTTTCTGGTTCCGTCCCTGATCGAGATAATCTATTTTACGAACTAATGTGATATGGAAATCACATCATTACCCTAATGGACGATGGTCTTGGGGGATTATCACCCATTGatcctatatatataaatgtgatATGAAAATTAATACCAATGCCGATCATATTTATGACCAAAAATAAGAGTGGTGCAAAACACAGATTTGTCAAGAAAAAGTAGAAGAAGGCCGCATTTCTTGGACATCTAATATTAATATAGCATccctaaatataaataaatacataaaattccttgaatatttttaaaatctggCTGTATAATATCGGATCACCACAAATAAAAGTCGCAATCCCCTTTGATCAGTGACCATCTCCCATCATTTTTCACCACCTAAACAAGTTTTCTCCTTTGCACATTTCATATATTTGGTGCTCTCTTTTCTCTCAttttcccttttcttcttctaGAAGGCGTTCATGATTATGAAGCTGTTGGCAATCTGTTAGTTAAGACAACATTCCCATAAATTCACCCTTTTTCTGGTATGTTCCATCATTTTCCCATTCTCTTGTCtttaattattgtattttctttctcataatgTGGCATCCTTTGTTGCAAGGGACGCGtgttttctctctttttctttatccaCAAACTCTTATGCATTGTTTTAgtaaaatatatacatatattttgaTATGGGATCGGACAGAAAGAGAGAAGCCATGACTTCGGAGGGTAGTTCGTCGTTGAAAGAGGAGTTATCGGATTCCGATGGAAAACCAGTTAGTCGGAATCCGAGTGAAGCCTCCATTTACACCGAGGACGACGAAGAAGTCGGCCTCATCCAGCTCGGTCCTAAATGTACAATTAAGGAACATCTCGAGAAAgataaggtttttttttttataaatattatatagtactactatattgaTTTTTCTCGAGAAATAATATGATTGCTTTTATTTAAGGATGATgagagcttgaggaagtggaaGGAACAACTCCTAGGGGGTGTGGATGTGAACGCTATTGATGGTATCTATTTAAATTTGTCATGcatacaaataattaatgataCGTACTAtataaagtgaaaaaaaaatataaaaattgttaGAGGCTCAAGAGCCAGATGTGAAGATCATGAGCCTGATGATATCATCTGAGGGGAGGGCGGACATTGTGCTTCCGATCCCGGAGTCGGGCAACATTAAAGGGTTGTGGTTCACGCTAAAGGAAGGAAGTCATTACCGTCTCCGATTTTCGATCAAGGTCAGCAATGACATTGTGTTAGGCCTCAAGTACACTAACACGGTGTGGAAGTCTGGCATCAAAGGTATAGGTCTTGTTACATGAGTTTTGTTATAGGTCTTGTTGATTGGCTAATATACCATTGTGTTGTGTTTTTACGTAAATAAGTtgatagctcgaaacaaatgctTGGAACCTTTAGCCCACAGGCGGAGCCCTACTTGCACGAAATGGAAGAAGAGACTACTCCGTCTGGCGTTTTTGCTAGAGGCTCGTATTCAGCCAGAACTAAGGTAATTTATTGTTCAATTGAATATAAATGTAAATAAGTATCATTACAATATATGCAAGGGTAATTgatgattttataatatagaaATACTACAAAATATGTTATGTTTGTAACCATCTTTAGTCTAATTATAATTCTTTTAGTAAAAAAcacttacttttattttattattatttcttggATATGATggtagtaatatttataaaatgaaatgatgTATTTATTCAGTTCATAGATGATGACAAGAAGTGCTATTTGGAGATCAACTACACATTTGACATACAGAAAGAGTGGGCAAAGTCTTAAATATTGCTGCAGCAAGGAATTACAATTACTTCCCCCAAATAAGGCCGGCCCCACAGCCACGTCACTAGACTGGCTGATAAAATTAGTTACAAAAGTTTTAAGATAAAAATGAGtacttttttttgtaaaattggTACTTTTAGTTGCTTGCATCTATAATTTGCCTGTGTTAAATTAGTCCATTTTCACGGCAACTTTGGTAGAATGTTGAGCTTTAAAATGTTAAATTGTGGAGTGATACTTTTTATGtctttaacatttttttttcttggagaATAAATATGTATACTCGGTAAATTTATAAAAACAGGAATTGCGCTGAAGATTATTTATGAAAAATACAATTTAATAATAGGAGTATACATTTATGACATTATTTTCATTCAAATTTGGTTCATGGTATCATCCAATACAAGAAAAGTATTCTTtcatgtaaaataaaaatacatactccGTGATCAAAACGATCTAGTGAATTTGAAAATAAGGAGTGAATCAAAACACtattatagtgaagtatttactCCGTGAATGATTTAGTTCACTCTAATGGCGGTTTGGTTCACTCATTCGTGTAAtgaactaaatcactcttatagtgaacGGAATCGTTTTTATAGTGAATTAAATTCGTACTatctagttatgcatttaagtagTGGTTTCCTTATATCACTACTCTGTTAGTAAATACTTATACTCCGtaaacaaaaacacacactCTAATATGCATGTGTTGATTT
Encoded here:
- the LOC121754950 gene encoding rho GDP-dissociation inhibitor 1-like isoform X1, whose amino-acid sequence is MGSDRKREAMTSEGSSSLKEELSDSDGKPVSRNPSEASIYTEDDEEVGLIQLGPKCTIKEHLEKDKDDESLRKWKEQLLGGVDVNAIDEAQEPDVKIMSLMISSEGRADIVLPIPESGNIKGLWFTLKEGSHYRLRFSIKVSNDIVLGLKYTNTVWKSGIKVDSSKQMLGTFSPQAEPYLHEMEEETTPSGVFARGSYSARTKFIDDDKKCYLEINYTFDIQKEWAKS
- the LOC121754950 gene encoding rho GDP-dissociation inhibitor 1-like isoform X2, whose protein sequence is MTSEGSSSLKEELSDSDGKPVSRNPSEASIYTEDDEEVGLIQLGPKCTIKEHLEKDKDDESLRKWKEQLLGGVDVNAIDEAQEPDVKIMSLMISSEGRADIVLPIPESGNIKGLWFTLKEGSHYRLRFSIKVSNDIVLGLKYTNTVWKSGIKVDSSKQMLGTFSPQAEPYLHEMEEETTPSGVFARGSYSARTKFIDDDKKCYLEINYTFDIQKEWAKS